The stretch of DNA GCGTGGTCTATACGCTGGCGATGACCGACGGCACAGAGATGCAGTTGCATAACCCCGCCGATATGCCCGACATTATGAAGATCGAACATATCGCAGAGCCCTGGATTAAGTGCCAGATTATGACGCCTGATGATTATCTCGGCGGCATCCTAAAGCTCTGCCAAGATCGCCGCGGTATCCAAACGGGTCTGTCCTATGTCGCGGGTCGCGCCATGGTGGAATATGAATTACCGCTCAATGAGGTCGTATTTGATTTTTATGACCGCTTAAAATCTGTGTCCAAAGGCTATGCCAGTTTTGATTACCAAGCAATCGGTACGCGCGAAGGCAATCTGGTCAAGCTTAGCATTCTGGTGAACGGCGATCCGGTTGATGCGCTCTCTATGCTCGTGCACCGCGACCGCGCGGAAGTGCGCGGGCGGCAAATGTGTGAACGCCTGAAAGACCTCATCCCGCGCCATCTGTTTAAAATCCCGGTCCAAGCGGCCATTGGCGGCAAAGTCATTGCGCGCGAAACTATTGCCGCCATGCGCAAAGACGTAACCGCCAAATGTTACGGCGGCGACGCCTCGCGTAAACGCAAGCTTCTGGATAAACAGAGAAAGGGTAAAAAACGCATGCGCCAATTCGGCAGCGTAGAAATCCCCCAAGAGGCCTTCATCGCCGCATTGAAGATGGATGATTAATCATTGAAAAACCCGCTTGAGCGCAGCGAGGGCGGTAGGGTTTTTCAATGCAGAAAAGTAATCAGCTCTGCCCGCTGTCTGTGCAACAGACGTCAGGGGACGACTCTTTTTTCGACGGCAGCGAAGGCGGTAGGGTTTTTCAATGCGAAGAAACTAGAGAACAATCGCTGGCTTTTTCAAAATGGGGGTTTATCCTCATTGCAGACATTAGCTCAGTGTCAATATCCCCATTTCGAACGAAGAACTAAGACTGATTTATACCGAATTACGGTGTAAAGTGAAAATTGATCATCACATATATAAATCAAACGTCACACCGTTCATTTATGTGAGTATCAGGCAGGCATGTAGGTAATTTGAGTTTATGAGGGCATCTAAGAAATGAGGCCCTTCAGAAAGAATAGCGTAGATTGAACGTCAGCACTATTTTATAAAAAAATTTGATATTGTTAACACAAGAAACACTAAGTAAACTCAACGCATGTCAACTAAGAACGATATTTTTCTAGCGTACAAGGTAGAAGAACAAGATGCTGCCAAGCGGTTGGCGGAAGCATTAAGTCGCTATGACTTACGTCCTTGGTTCGCCGCTAACTTATTAGCAGGACAGACTTACGAGGATGAAATATTTTCAGTAATAGATAATAGCTCTGTTGCAATAGTTCTATGGTCAAAACTATCGGTTGAAAGCCCGTGGGTTCGGGCGGAAGCAAATCATGCATTTACTCAGGGCAAGCTAATTCCCGTTAGCCTCGATGGGACTTTACCACCGCCGCTCTATCGTGGCCTCCAAACACTGGACTTGTCAAAGTGGGCTGAGGAAGAAGGACTAGAACTACCAGAAGTCTTATTAAAATCGCTCGAGAGTGCCATTGGAAAAAAGATATCTGAACAAAAAATTCCAGAAAAAATCGCTAAAAACAGAATTGAAGAAGGAATTAAAGAGGCAGAGTTTTGGACAACAGTTTCAAGAAGTCGTATCCAGAGCATCGCCGAATACGAACATTACCTCAGAGAATATGGAGATAGTGCTCAATGGGCGGATTTTGCAGAGATTAGAATAAAGGAACTTCGGGAACTAAAGAAAAGGCCAATTAGTAAAAAGTTTGTGGCTATTCTCGGCACGTTGGCACTATTAGCGACGATTGCTGGACCCATAGTTGCGCTATATATATCTAGAAGCGTTTCGACAAAAATCACAGTGCCTGACAAAGAGTCAGAAGTTACAACCGAAAGCCCAATATCTTCTCCTACGGAGCTGAAAGACCGGGTCGATACACAAGCCCCATTAAAAGAGAAAACGGATAAAACAAGCACTACATCAGAAATCAGCAATAATGTCGATAAAACGATCTCAGATGAAGATACCAATAATGAACTCAATCCAAATTCAGAAGATTTGGGGTTAACCGATAAGTTAAACGTATCTGATCTAATCTCGGACAATCAATGGAGTACATTTGCCCTAGAAGACTTCAAACCAATTATTCGCAATGTAGATCTCAGGGACCTCACTTCAGTAGCGGATGCTGGCTCTCTTGACGCGATGGCGCTTACAGGGCTTGCACATCATCTCAGCTTTTTTCCTGAAACCGATCATGGACTAGAATTGAGAAACTATACGCAACCAGCATGTGATAGGGGACATGCGCGCGCATGTAGTTTGGTAGCATGGCATTACAGAACTGGAATTTCATATCCCAAAAATCAAAAACTTGCATATGATAATTACGAAAAAGCATGTGACTTAGGCGCATTAGTTGGCTGCAACTACAAAGCCGTTCGATACCGTATGGGATGGGGTGGCGTCCAAAAAAACGTCCAATATGCAGCTAAAGAATTTGAAGAATTATGTAATAAAAATGTAGTCTGGTCATGTATCAATCTGGCTGAAATGTGGGGCAGCAACGAATTGGGTGAAATCAATCTTGAAAATGGTCAAGTGTATCTAGATAAAGCTTGCAAACTTGGGACTTGTGTCAGCTATACTACGAGTAATTAGAGTCCCAAAATTATTCGTTAATGTTCGCTGCCGTGGCCTTCTCCGACTAAAATCGACCCACGGGATCGATTTTCAGGCTGCGCCTAACGTCTTCTAAGCCCCCCAAGCGCCCAGCGAAACATTAATCCCCCCCATCACAAATCCTCCTCCCCCTCTTTCACTCCGTGCGACTGTCACGTCATGTCATCCATCGCACTTATCATACCGCAGCTTCGTATCTTGTTCACGACCTTAACCGACGCGCTTTTAGAGGCTGATTTACGGTCAAATAGAGCGCACCGCCTTGTGCGGGATATAGCGCGTGTGGCACGGATGATTATGTCGGGCGAGGTGTGGCTTTATCAAATGCGGGTGAAGGCGGCGATGCTATCTGACCCCGCGCGCCGGGCGCAGGTAATCTCCGCGCTTGGTGGTTATGCGGGGCTGATGAGATGGAATGCGCGTTACTTAGCAGGCACACCCGAGGCCGTTGACGTGGCTGAAACGGGGCATAAAACTTCACGGCCTATCCCGAAAACCCCAAACCCTTCCACCTGTCAATTTCGTCTTCCGCCGCTGCCGCGCGCGACGTCAAAACGCCACTTCCGAGAGCCGCGTGACAAGCCCTACACATTTAAGAACCCGTTTAAGGCCCCTATCATTGTCACTGTCGTTGAACTTATCGGGCGATCAGAGCTATCAGAGACAGCGCGCGAGACGGGGGCAAATACAGATAATGCGCGGTCCGCCCCCTTAAACATGCCGCCTGAAAACCCCGCGCCGAAAAACACCACGCCTAAACATACGCCGCCGACACCTTTGCCGCCTTCTGTGCCGCCCTAAACCCTATACATTGTTAAATGCCTTGCTCCCGCTGTCCAAGCGGGAGGCCAATGACGCATGGTTGGTTAAACATTAAACGCTTGGAAAATCTCTTCAAAAATTAAATTTATAGATTTGCATCCAAATCCCTCGGTCATACCGTCTTATCTGTATAACCCAACAAAAGGAGATTTGGTTATGGAAGAGATTGTAGTTCCCATCGCATTGTTTTCAATTATCCCAGTCATTGTGGGCTTGGTGGTCTTTAATCGCCGCAAAGCCCAAGAAGCGATGAGCGAGGTCATCAAAGAGATTGTGTCAAAAGGCGAGCCGTTAACGCCAGAGAT from Fretibacter rubidus encodes:
- a CDS encoding TIR domain-containing protein; translated protein: MSTKNDIFLAYKVEEQDAAKRLAEALSRYDLRPWFAANLLAGQTYEDEIFSVIDNSSVAIVLWSKLSVESPWVRAEANHAFTQGKLIPVSLDGTLPPPLYRGLQTLDLSKWAEEEGLELPEVLLKSLESAIGKKISEQKIPEKIAKNRIEEGIKEAEFWTTVSRSRIQSIAEYEHYLREYGDSAQWADFAEIRIKELRELKKRPISKKFVAILGTLALLATIAGPIVALYISRSVSTKITVPDKESEVTTESPISSPTELKDRVDTQAPLKEKTDKTSTTSEISNNVDKTISDEDTNNELNPNSEDLGLTDKLNVSDLISDNQWSTFALEDFKPIIRNVDLRDLTSVADAGSLDAMALTGLAHHLSFFPETDHGLELRNYTQPACDRGHARACSLVAWHYRTGISYPKNQKLAYDNYEKACDLGALVGCNYKAVRYRMGWGGVQKNVQYAAKEFEELCNKNVVWSCINLAEMWGSNELGEINLENGQVYLDKACKLGTCVSYTTSN